Part of the Woronichinia naegeliana WA131 genome, AAATTAAACTCCAAGGGAAACTTAGGAGAATCCAATGATTTATTAAGCTATCCTTTCACCCTAAAACCCAATAGCAAATCAGAACCCATCATCATTCAGTGGCAGCCCCTATTAATCTCCGTTTTACAAGACCTAAAAGAAGCTCTGCCCATTTCTCAAATTGCCACTAAATTTCACCATACTCTAGTCGAAATTGCGATCGCGATCGCTCATCAAGTCGGAATCCAGCAAGTTGTCTTAACGGGTGGTTGTTTTCAAAATGCCTATCTCCTTGAAGCCACCGTTTCTAAACTAAAAGCAGAAAAATTTTTTCCTTACTGGCCGCAAAATGTGCCTCCTAACGACGGTGGATTAGCTCTAGGTCAGGTTGTAGCAACTTTACGAGCAATTAAAATGACTACTCAACAATCACCTGAAATTGTTCCAAACTATCATCCTGACAACCACTAATCATGCCCCCCAGTTTCATCACCTGCTGTAAATAATTAATAGCCTCTTCTGTAATCACTTCCCCTGGAATTAAGACTGGAATCCCTGGCGGATAGGGACAAATTAACTCGGCACTGATGCGAGCGATCGCCGCTTTTTGACTCACGGTTTCTGTCTCAGCAAAAAAGGCAGCACGGGGAGATAACAAACTAGGCGAATGGGGTAAGGGTGGCAACGTTAACAAAGGATTGGAGAGGAGAGAATAGCGATCACCTAAAATGGTAAAGGCTTGCCATAAAGCCTCTAGATCCTGAACTGTATTACCAAAAGTAATGATAAAAGTTAACTGTCTAAGGGTGGGTAACTCTGCTGTCACCTGAAATTCTTGACGTAGGATCTCATCTACTTCAAAACCCGTTAGCCCCCATTGACTCACATCGACGGTTAAACGAGTCGGATCTAAATACTGAAAACCAGGCAAAGCTTGAACAGGATGAGTTAATAACCTTAGACCAGAAATTTTGCTCAACTTGTCTCGAACGGTGTAGGATAATTCGAGGGTTTGGCTTAACAAAATATTCCCTTCCGTCACCATTTGATAACGGGCCACATCCAAAGAAGCTAATAGTAAATAGTTTGGGCTAGTGGATTGCACTAATTGCAATGCTTGGCTGATGCGTTCCGGTTTAACTCTTGAACCTTGACAATGGAGCATTGAAGCTTGACTCAAAGCCCCTAACAATTTATGGGTTGATTGAATAGTCAGATCGGCTCCCAAACTCAAGGCCGAAGGGGGTAAATCGGGATGAAAATGAAAATGGGCAGCGTGGGCTTCATCTACAATGACGGGCAGATGATGAGCCTGGGCAATCTTAATTAACTGGGCTAAATTCCCCCCCACCCCGTGATAGGTGGGATACAGTAAAAGCACTGCTTTAGCATCAGGATGACGTTGTAAGCTACAAGTTAATGTCTCTGGGGTAATGCTATAGGCCAAATCCCAAACTGGATCGTAGGCTGGCTCTATAAAAATGGGAATCACTCCGGCATGAATTACTCCCGCGATCGCCGATTGGTGGCAATTTCGAGGCAACAATAACTTATCCCCTTCTCCACAGGTCGCTAAAATAGCGGCAATTAATCCGCAAGTGGAACCATTCACTAAAAACCAGGTTTGATCCGCTCCCCAGGCCTCAGCCGCTAAAGATTGAGCCGTTTGGATCACGCCCCTCGGTGCAAACAGATTATCCAATTCCGGCAATTCCGGCAGATCTGCTTGAAAAGTACGGTTTCCTAAAAAATCTGCTAATATCCTAGAGATCCCTTGACCTCGTTTATGACCAGGTGCGTAAAAAGCCGCATCCGGTTGGCTGACTAATTGTTTCAGAACTTGAAGAATAGGAATTTGCTGTTGTTGATACATTTTGTCTTGGGTAGCACGATATTTGATTTCTAGGTAACATTAACCGCTAGAATCGAAGCTTAAGTCTTACTGATGATTTCAGGGCAAATTTATAGGGACATCACCGTTTAATGAATCCTCATGGTCTTCAATCCCTCTCAACAAAAAATTCTTGTCGTGGACGATGACCCAGCCATTCGTCACCTGGTATCACGTTTTTTAAGTTTTAATCAATATAAGGTTGAAGTTGCAGAGGATGCGAAGACAGCAAGAGTTCTATTTGAACGTTTTCAGCCAGACCTAGTAATTTTAGATGTTAATCTACCTGATGATAGCGGCTTTAATCTTTGTCGGGAGATGCGGAAACCTCAGACTATAATTTTAATGCTGACTTGTCTTTCTGGTACTGATTATGTTCTGGAGGGATTTGAGCAGGGGGCTGATGAATACCTAACCAAGCCCTTTAATTTAGAAATTCTCAAAGCTAAAATTGGTGCATTATTTAAACGTCAAGTTCCCCTAGAAAACCCGCCGTCAACGCTTCAAAAAGGGCTAACCTTTGGACGGATGGTCATTGATAATGAACGCTGTGAGGTGACAGTGGCTGGACAATTAATTCCTCTGACTCTATTGGAATTTGAATTGTTGTATTTTTTAGCAACGCATCCTGAAAAAGTGTGGGGCCGAGCCGAGCTAATTTCGGCCGTTTGGGGAACTACTGATGATGTGAAAGCCGAGCGGAAAGTGGATGTTCACATTGGTCAGATTCGCCGCAAAATTGGGGATCCTGAAGGAGATTGTATTAAAACCATTCGCAGTAAAGGTTACGTTTTTGAATTACCCAGTTACCTTTCGGAGCCAAAGGGATCGAGCCATTGACGGGCTAGGGCAAAATCTAGACAGGAACGAGCGATCGCAAAACCAATGAAACTTTCCATGAGTCCGAGTAAGAGAGAGAATCCTTCATTGAGGGACGATTCCAGTCCCTCTAGAAGACCACGACGGTAGTGATTCGATGGTAGTGGTGGTCTAAAGAGCATATAGAGCAAAGCTCATGTAGAATATCAACTAATATAAATATTTGTCAAATCTAGCCCCTAAATTAACTTTTTTATGACTCCCCTTTTTGCACTCTACCGACCTCAGGTGCGCGCGATCGCGGTGCTAGGCGAATTATTACGGGAGAAAAACGAGAAATTTATTACACTCAAGATCATTACCGCAGTTTCTATCGCGTAAAACCATGACGACAAACTCTCTACTGGCACTCTTGCAACGCCAATGTCCGCCTAGACTTTATCGGATTGATATCGCGATCGCCCTTGAAGAAAGCTTAACCCTTTGTGAACAAATGAGATGGCAGGGCTTTGTTGTTGATGGCAAAAATGCAGACAATAAAGAAAATTTTCTCAAAGCTTGGGCGGACGGCCTAGATTTTCCTCATTACTTTGGTTATAACTGGGATGCCTTTGAAGATTGTTTATTAGACTTGGGATGGTGCGATCGCAAACCACGACTGGTAATTTATACTAACCCTGAAAACTTAGCCAATCATGATCCTAAAACTTGGAAAACGGCTCAAGAAATTCTCGAAGTTGCCATTAAGTATTGGCAGTCAAGATTAACCCCATTGAGTATTTTATTGGTTACCCAGGATATCAGCTTTCAAGCTATCCCTCTATTGGCATCCTAATCTCCCTTGCCAGTCTCAGTTTTGTTTCTCAAAATTGCTCAAAAATTCCAATCTAGTCTGACTGCTTTAAATTTAACCGATATAATATAGCCACAATGTCCGCCCGATCTTCAACGTAAACGAAGCCTCCATGCTGAATTCCAGTTTACAGTATCCTATTTTTGGCCCCGAAATTCATTGTCCCCATTGCCAGCAGACGATTCCTGCCTTAACGCTGACCGATACCTATCTCTGTAATCGACATGGTGCGTTTGAGGTCAATCCTGAAACCAAGGATTTAGTGCATCTGCAATCAGGACGACATTGGCGTTTTTGGAAAGGAGAATGG contains:
- a CDS encoding aminotransferase class I/II-fold pyridoxal phosphate-dependent enzyme, producing MYQQQQIPILQVLKQLVSQPDAAFYAPGHKRGQGISRILADFLGNRTFQADLPELPELDNLFAPRGVIQTAQSLAAEAWGADQTWFLVNGSTCGLIAAILATCGEGDKLLLPRNCHQSAIAGVIHAGVIPIFIEPAYDPVWDLAYSITPETLTCSLQRHPDAKAVLLLYPTYHGVGGNLAQLIKIAQAHHLPVIVDEAHAAHFHFHPDLPPSALSLGADLTIQSTHKLLGALSQASMLHCQGSRVKPERISQALQLVQSTSPNYLLLASLDVARYQMVTEGNILLSQTLELSYTVRDKLSKISGLRLLTHPVQALPGFQYLDPTRLTVDVSQWGLTGFEVDEILRQEFQVTAELPTLRQLTFIITFGNTVQDLEALWQAFTILGDRYSLLSNPLLTLPPLPHSPSLLSPRAAFFAETETVSQKAAIARISAELICPYPPGIPVLIPGEVITEEAINYLQQVMKLGGMISGCQDDSLEQFQVIVE
- a CDS encoding response regulator transcription factor — translated: MDDDPAIRHLVSRFLSFNQYKVEVAEDAKTARVLFERFQPDLVILDVNLPDDSGFNLCREMRKPQTIILMLTCLSGTDYVLEGFEQGADEYLTKPFNLEILKAKIGALFKRQVPLENPPSTLQKGLTFGRMVIDNERCEVTVAGQLIPLTLLEFELLYFLATHPEKVWGRAELISAVWGTTDDVKAERKVDVHIGQIRRKIGDPEGDCIKTIRSKGYVFELPSYLSEPKGSSH
- a CDS encoding barstar family protein, encoding MTTNSLLALLQRQCPPRLYRIDIAIALEESLTLCEQMRWQGFVVDGKNADNKENFLKAWADGLDFPHYFGYNWDAFEDCLLDLGWCDRKPRLVIYTNPENLANHDPKTWKTAQEILEVAIKYWQSRLTPLSILLVTQDISFQAIPLLAS